ACAAAAAATGACTTCAGGTGTACGATAAGAAAGATCAAAACCATTGATCCTGACAATCCCATGTTTCTTGAAAACCAGCTGCTGTTTGCAGAAGCATTGTTGTAAGCATATCCCTGAGGACGGGCCTTTTTGTTCTTTGCAGTAATAATTGCCGCATAGATAATGTGTACAATGAAGCCTCCGAAAAGGATATACTCTGCTGCCTGTATCACGGGATTGGTTTTCATGAATTCCGCGTAGGCGTTAAAATCAGCTCCATCACTTTTCAGGAGTAGCAGATTACTGAGAAGATGTTCTAACAGGAACGAGATCAGAAAAAGACCTGTTAAAGACATTATCAGTTTTTGACCAAGGTTTCCGGACAAAGCCTTACTTAACCAGCCCATAATTTAATAGTGTTTTTTTAGTTTTAAATTAATATTAACTTGCCCAAAGTTACATTCGGGAATTTTAGTATGCAATGCAATTTTTTGCATTTTTTGTCATATTTCAAACATTATTCGATTTCCGTTGTAATAATTATTCGCGTGTATAACATAATCCCAGCGAGATTGCAATGAAGGTTTTGAAAACATGTTATATAAATTTTTTAATAATCGTTATGCTCTGTCTGGCACAACGAACTCATGCTACCCACATCAGGGCGGGTAATATCCTTACTCAAAGATTGTCTGATCTTAGATACAGATTTATACTTATTGTTTATACCAACCGAACAGCTGTTGATGGCGGTGTAGATGATCCTACTGCAACATTAAACTTTGGAGATGGAACTTCATTAGAACAACCAAGAGATTCTAAAAGACTTATTCGGAACGACACATACGAAAACATATATTATT
The Sporocytophaga myxococcoides DSM 11118 genome window above contains:
- a CDS encoding succinate dehydrogenase cytochrome b subunit, coding for MGWLSKALSGNLGQKLIMSLTGLFLISFLLEHLLSNLLLLKSDGADFNAYAEFMKTNPVIQAAEYILFGGFIVHIIYAAIITAKNKKARPQGYAYNNASANSSWFSRNMGLSGSMVLIFLIVHLKSFFVPHKITHSATTTIYDDAIITFGNVPYTLFYVAAMVLLAFHLNHGFQSAFQTLGLRHPKYTPFIKKLGTAFAILVPAGFAAIPLYICFIR